From Streptomyces sp. SAI-135:
TTGCAGCTCAGGGGCGGCGTCCGCGAGGGCGTGTCCCATCTGCTGCTGCACGTCGGCGACGAACTGGCCGGATACGCCCAGCTGGAGGACACCGACCCGGTGGAGGCACCGGCGGCGGAACTGGTCGTGCACCCCGCCCACCGCGGCCACGGTCACGGCCGCGCCCTGGGCTCGGCGCTCCTCGCCGCCTCCGGCAAGCGGCTGCGGGTGTGGGCCCACGGCGGCCACAGCGCCGCCCGCCATCTCGCCCAGGTCCTCGGCCTCACCCTCTTCCGTGAGCTACGGCAGATGCGGCGCCCCCTGGCCGGTCTGGAGCTGCCCGACCCGGTGCTCCCGGCGGGCGTGACGGTCCGCGCCTTCGTCCCCGGCGAGGACGACACCGCCTGGCTCGCGGTGAACGCGGCCGCGTTCGCCCACCACCCCGAGCAGGGGTCCCTGACCCAGCGCGACCTCGACGACCGCAAGGCCGAGGCCTGGTTCGACCCCGCGGGCTTCTTCCTCGCCTTCCGGGACGGCGAACTGGTCGGCTTCCACTGGACCAAGGTGCACGCGGCGGAACAGCTCGGCGAGGTCTACGTCCTCGGGGTCCGCCCCGGCACCCAGGGCGGCGGCCTCGGCAAGGCCCTCACCACGATCGGCCTGCGCCACCTCGCCGCCCAGGGCCTGCCGACCGCGATGCTCTACGTCGACGCCGACAACAAGGCGGCGGTCTCGGTGTACGAACGGCTCGGCTTCACGACGTACGAGACGGATCTGATGTACCGCACGGAGACGTGACGGGGCGGACCCGCGGCTGAGCGCACGGGGAGTCAGTCGGCGATGCCCGGGGCCTCACGCCAGGCCGGCAGGAGCTTGTCGAGGAGCGCCTCGGTGCGGGGCGGGAGGCCCCGGGCGCCGCCACTGAGCTCGTGACGGCGGGCGACGAGCGCTGCTGCCGCCGATTCGAGCCTGGCCGTGTCGCCCGTGGCGTGCGTGGCGCGCAGGAGTTCGTTCCACAGTCGCTCGTCTGCCGGTGCGTTCGTCAGTCCCGTGCCGAGGGCGTCGAGCGCCGGTGCCGGGTTGCCGGCCTCCAGGTGGTGGCCGGACAGGTGAAGGAGACGGGTCGTGCGCTGCCGGGCGGCCTGGGCGCGCAGGGCCGTGGTGACCGGCGGGACGGCGGGCGCGGAGCCGGTCGAAGCGGTCACGGGGACGGGCTCCACTCCTTCTCGAAGGCGATCTGCTCGGCGATGGTGGCCAACGTCTCGCGGGGGGCGGGATGGAAGGTCAGGATGCGGTCGGCGTTGGTGAGACGCGTGAACGGGGTGAGGCGGTACACCTGGAAACCGCCCATGCCACGGCACATCCCGGAGGGCCAGGTGTCGCGTCGGGAGCCGTTGACGCCCAGCAGCCATCCCTGGGGTTCGAGCTGCTCGCGGACGCGGACGAGCGCCTCAAAACAGTCACCCGCTCTGCCGGAGACCTGCCCCCAGGGGCCCTCGACGGTCACGGTGTAGTCGTGGTCGCGGTCGTCGCCCTCCCAGCGCAGGACGGCGTCGGCTTGCCGGTCACCGTTGAAGGCGCGGACCTCGAAGCGGTCGGGAACGAGACGACTCATCGGGTCCATCCTTGGGGCAGTTGGCCGGCGGGGTTCGGCGTCCATCCTCCCTTGGTCCCGTCGGGGAGGATCTCCCAGGCTCCCTTGATGGGTTGGCGGTCGATACGCCGGCGAAGGCGACCTCGTCATCGACCTCGGCTGGTCCGGCCCACGAAGGCCGCTGCAGACTGCGCTGGTCGTCCGGGTCGGGTTTCCTGGCCGCCTCGGAGGCGCCGTCGACGTGCTTGACGGCTTCGACGG
This genomic window contains:
- the mshD gene encoding mycothiol synthase, whose translation is MTSDDIARPGISRSIETLSALSPEQTEAVLGLLAEAAEADGQQAVSEQGRLQLRGGVREGVSHLLLHVGDELAGYAQLEDTDPVEAPAAELVVHPAHRGHGHGRALGSALLAASGKRLRVWAHGGHSAARHLAQVLGLTLFRELRQMRRPLAGLELPDPVLPAGVTVRAFVPGEDDTAWLAVNAAAFAHHPEQGSLTQRDLDDRKAEAWFDPAGFFLAFRDGELVGFHWTKVHAAEQLGEVYVLGVRPGTQGGGLGKALTTIGLRHLAAQGLPTAMLYVDADNKAAVSVYERLGFTTYETDLMYRTET